In Calothrix sp. PCC 7507, one DNA window encodes the following:
- a CDS encoding Uma2 family endonuclease: MTAIALNLNSIIQLTDNQFYQLCRENPEIKFERNAKGELLIMSPTGGETGKRNIEVASDFVIWNRQTKLGVCFDSSTCFKLPNGANRSPDVAWIRKDRWDALTPEEKEKFPPIAPDFVLELMSPSDTLRETQEKMREYINNGVKLGWLINPKMRQVEIYRLEQSVEISECPQELSGEDVLSGFILNLQIIWG, from the coding sequence ATGACAGCGATCGCACTCAACTTAAACTCGATTATCCAACTCACCGACAACCAATTTTATCAACTCTGTCGGGAAAATCCTGAAATCAAATTTGAACGCAATGCAAAGGGAGAACTGCTGATAATGTCACCCACAGGTGGAGAAACTGGAAAGCGCAATATTGAAGTTGCGTCAGATTTTGTCATTTGGAATCGCCAAACTAAATTAGGAGTTTGCTTTGATTCTTCCACCTGCTTTAAACTTCCCAATGGTGCAAACCGTTCTCCTGATGTGGCTTGGATTAGAAAAGATAGATGGGATGCACTCACACCCGAAGAAAAAGAAAAGTTTCCGCCTATCGCCCCTGATTTTGTTTTAGAGTTAATGTCACCAAGCGATACTTTGAGAGAAACGCAAGAAAAAATGCGGGAATATATCAATAACGGAGTGAAATTAGGTTGGTTAATTAATCCCAAAATGCGTCAAGTAGAAATTTATCGTCTTGAACAATCAGTAGAAATATCAGAATGTCCACAAGAATTATCAGGGGAAGATGTTTTATCCGGATTTATTTTAAATTTGCAAATAATTTGGGGATAA